A genomic region of Carettochelys insculpta isolate YL-2023 chromosome 7, ASM3395843v1, whole genome shotgun sequence contains the following coding sequences:
- the GOT1 gene encoding aspartate aminotransferase, cytoplasmic, whose translation MAAGSLFAAVPRAPPVAVFQLTADFREDTDPRKVNLGVGAYRTDEGQPWVLPVVKKVEQKIANDVSLNHEYLPILGLPEFRANASRIALGEDSRAIKENRVGGVQCLGGTGALRIGAEFLSRWYNGTNNTATPVYISVPSWENHNSVFMNAGFKDIRTYRYWDAAKRGLDLEGLLEDMESAPEFSIFILHACAHNPTGTDPTPEQWKQIAAVMKRQFLFPFFDSAYQGFASGCLDRDAWAVRYFVSEGFELFCAQSFSKNFGLYNERVGNLTVVGKDADNVQRVLSQMEKIVRAIWSNPPSQGARIVAVTLTSPQLFSEWKDNVKTMADRVLLMRSELRARLQALGTPGTWNHITEQIGMFSFTGLNPKQVEYMIKEKHIYLMASGRINMCGLTTKNLDYVARSIHEAVTKFQ comes from the exons ATGGCCGCCGGGTCCCTCTTCGCCGCCGTCCCGCGCGCGCCGCCCGTCGCCGTCTTCCAGCTCACGGCCGACTTCCGAGAGGACACGGACCCGCGGAAGGTCAACCTGGGCGTGGGCG CATATCGCACAGAtgaggggcagccctgggtcctgccagTAGTGAAGAAGGTTGAGCAGAAGATCGCCAATGATGTCAGCTTGAACCATGAATATCTACCGATTCTTGGCCTGCCTGAGTTCCGGGCCAATGCCTCAAGGATTGCACTTGGGGAGGACAGCCGTGCTATCAAGGAGAATCGT GTAGGAGGTGTTCAGTGCCTGGGTGGGACTGGGGCGCTGCGCATTGGAGCCGAGTTCCTGAGCCGCTGGTATAATGGAACCAATAACACAGCAACTCCTGTCTACATCTCTGTCCCTTCCTGGG AGAACCACAACTCTGTGTTCATGAATGCTGGCTTTAAGGACATCCGGACCTATCGCTACTGGGATGCTGCCAAGAGGGGACTAGACCTGGAGGGGCTCCTGGAGGACATGGAG AGTGCACCAGAGTTCTCCATCTTCATTCTCCATGCCTGTGCGCACAATCCAACTGGCacagaccccaccccagagcagtggAAGCAGATTGCTGCTGTCATGAAG CGCCAGTTCCTGTTCCCATTCTTTGACTCGGCCTATCAGGGCTTTGCCTCCGGCTGCCTGGACAGAGATGCCTGGGCCGTGCGGTACTTTGTCTCTGAGGGCTTCGAACTCTTCTGTGCTCAGTCCTTCTCCAAGAACTTTGGGCTCTATA ATGAGCGAGTGGGGAACCTGACTGTGGTGGGGAAGGATGCTGACAATGTGCAGCGTGTCCTTTCCCAGATGGAGAAGATTGTCCGTGCCATCTGGTCTAATCCTCCCTCACAAGGAGCACGCATCGTGGCTGTCACCCTCACCTCTCCGCAGCTCTTCAGTGAGTG GAAGGACAACGTGAAGACTATGGCAGATCGGGTCTTGCTAATGCGGTCAGAGCTCAGAGCCCGTCTCCAGGCTCTTGGGACCCCAGGCACCTGGAATCATATCACTGAGCAGATTGGCATGTTCAGTTTCACAGGACTGAACC CTAAGCAAGTGGAGTACATGATCAAAGAGAAGCACATCTACCTGATGGCCAGTGGACGTATCAACATGTGTGGTCTGACCACGAAGAACCTGGACTATGTGGCCCGCTCCATCCACGAAGCTGTCACCAAGTTCCAGTGA